A region of Nocardioides sp. JS614 DNA encodes the following proteins:
- the mshC gene encoding cysteine--1-D-myo-inosityl 2-amino-2-deoxy-alpha-D-glucopyranoside ligase, translating to MRAWPTPEIPTLPVPGPPVALHDTPSARKVTTTPDGPARLYVCGITPYDATHLGHASTYVAFDLLNRAWRNAGHDVTYVQNVTDVDDPLLERAAKVHVDWVELAERETELFRQDMAALRVIPPDHYVGAVESIPLVIELIGRLETAGAIYRVEDDLYFSVTADPAFGAESGWDRERMLEIYPERGGDPDRPGKKDPLDCVVWRGRREGEPSWESPWGPGRPGWHVECTAIAQRHLGGAFDVQGGGSDLVFPHHEMCAGHAQVAVPGTPFAQVYSHGGMVGYDGEKMSKSRGNLVFVSALRNSDVDPMAIRLALLRHHFRSDWEWTDDQLWVAVDDIARWRKALSLGAGAPAAPVIDEVLAALADDLDAPRATAAIDRWVAATLGTAGLADTTDPDAAARLLAALDAALGLALWLS from the coding sequence CGAGCCTGGCCCACCCCGGAGATCCCGACGTTGCCGGTCCCGGGACCGCCCGTGGCGCTGCACGACACGCCGTCGGCCCGCAAGGTCACGACCACCCCGGACGGGCCCGCTCGCCTCTACGTCTGCGGCATCACGCCGTACGACGCCACGCACCTCGGGCACGCGTCGACGTACGTTGCCTTCGACCTGCTCAACCGGGCCTGGCGCAACGCCGGCCACGACGTGACCTATGTCCAGAACGTGACCGACGTGGACGACCCGCTCCTCGAGCGCGCCGCGAAGGTGCACGTCGACTGGGTGGAGCTCGCCGAGCGCGAGACCGAGCTGTTCCGGCAAGACATGGCGGCGCTCCGGGTGATCCCACCCGACCACTACGTCGGTGCGGTCGAGTCCATCCCGCTGGTCATCGAGCTGATCGGCCGGCTCGAGACCGCCGGCGCCATCTACCGCGTCGAGGACGACCTCTACTTCTCGGTGACCGCCGACCCCGCCTTCGGCGCCGAGTCCGGCTGGGACCGCGAGCGGATGCTCGAGATCTACCCCGAGCGCGGCGGGGACCCCGACCGGCCAGGCAAGAAGGACCCGCTCGACTGTGTCGTGTGGCGGGGCCGGCGCGAGGGCGAGCCGTCGTGGGAGAGCCCGTGGGGCCCGGGACGCCCGGGCTGGCACGTGGAGTGCACGGCCATCGCACAGCGTCACCTCGGCGGGGCGTTCGATGTGCAGGGCGGCGGCAGCGACCTGGTGTTCCCGCACCACGAGATGTGCGCCGGCCACGCCCAGGTCGCCGTCCCGGGCACGCCGTTCGCGCAGGTCTACAGCCACGGCGGCATGGTCGGCTACGACGGCGAGAAGATGTCGAAGTCCCGCGGCAACCTGGTCTTCGTCTCCGCGTTGCGCAACAGCGACGTCGACCCGATGGCGATCCGGCTCGCGCTGCTGCGCCACCACTTCCGCTCCGACTGGGAGTGGACCGACGACCAGCTGTGGGTCGCCGTCGACGACATCGCCCGCTGGCGCAAGGCCCTCTCGCTCGGCGCCGGCGCACCGGCTGCGCCGGTCATCGACGAGGTGCTCGCCGCCCTCGCCGACGACCTGGACGCGCCGCGGGCGACTGCCGCGATCGACCGCTGGGTCGCCGCCACCCTCGGCACCGCCGGCCTCGCCGACACCACCGACCCGGACGCCGCGGCCCGGCTCCTGGCCGCCCTCGACGCCGCCCTCGGCCTCGCTCTCTGGCTCTCCTGA